One window of the Thiobacter sp. AK1 genome contains the following:
- a CDS encoding YEATS-associated helix-containing protein — protein sequence MELQGSLQMTAGSITLDGYLLLLFAIMLCTGFMGGVANYFLSERVPGFALKDLLRHIVLGVVAALTVPLFLNMISSDLLAMARTRPIDLFVFAGFCLIFVLASRRLVDTLAPRLRPPLG from the coding sequence ATGGAATTGCAGGGTTCGCTGCAAATGACCGCGGGCAGCATCACCCTGGACGGCTATCTGCTGCTGCTTTTCGCCATCATGCTGTGCACCGGTTTTATGGGCGGTGTGGCCAATTATTTCCTGAGTGAACGGGTACCAGGCTTCGCGCTGAAGGATTTGCTGCGTCACATCGTGCTAGGCGTGGTGGCGGCGCTCACGGTGCCCCTTTTCCTCAACATGATTTCCAGCGATCTTCTGGCCATGGCAAGGACGCGACCCATCGACCTGTTCGTGTTCGCGGGCTTCTGTCTCATCTTCGTGCTCGCCTCGCGCCGTCTGGTGGACACGCTCGCGCCCAGGTTGCGGCCGCCGCTGGGTTGA
- a CDS encoding M20 aminoacylase family protein, whose product MQIPSRIQSQLPRLVALRHELHAHPELAFEEHRTSDLVARVLDTAGIEVHRGLAGTGVVGVLRAGNSPRAIGLRADMDALPIEEENTFAHRSRHPGRMHACGHDGHTAMLLAAAEHLAATRAFEGTVYFIFQPAEEGEGGARAMIEDGLFTRFPMDAVFGLHNWPGLPVGQFAVHMGPVMAGADQFDITLRGHGAHAAMPQQARDPVLAGAALVQALQALISRECDPLDAAVLSVTRFHAGEAYNVIPAQAVLGGTVRTLRAEVQARLEAAIERVASGIAQAHGMQAQVDYRRGYPATINSRREAAFCQEVAAQVVGQAQVQTDLPPSMGAEDFAYMLQEKPGCYVWLGNGPGEGGCTLHNPRYDFNDAALPIGAAYWVRLVERWLAG is encoded by the coding sequence ATGCAGATTCCTTCCCGCATCCAGTCGCAACTACCCCGCCTGGTGGCCCTGCGCCACGAGCTGCACGCTCATCCGGAACTCGCCTTTGAGGAGCACCGAACCTCCGATCTGGTGGCGCGCGTGCTGGACACGGCCGGTATCGAGGTACACCGGGGGCTCGCAGGCACCGGCGTGGTGGGCGTCCTGCGGGCAGGCAACTCGCCCCGTGCCATCGGCCTGCGTGCCGACATGGACGCCCTGCCCATCGAAGAGGAAAACACCTTCGCCCACCGCTCGCGCCACCCGGGCCGCATGCATGCCTGCGGCCACGACGGCCATACCGCCATGCTGCTGGCAGCCGCGGAACACCTAGCCGCCACGCGCGCGTTCGAGGGCACGGTGTATTTCATTTTCCAGCCGGCGGAGGAAGGCGAAGGCGGTGCCCGCGCCATGATCGAGGATGGTCTGTTCACGCGCTTTCCCATGGATGCCGTGTTCGGGCTGCACAACTGGCCCGGGCTGCCCGTGGGTCAGTTCGCGGTGCACATGGGGCCCGTGATGGCGGGCGCCGACCAGTTCGACATCACGCTGCGCGGCCACGGTGCCCATGCCGCCATGCCCCAGCAGGCACGCGATCCGGTGCTGGCCGGCGCGGCCCTGGTGCAGGCCCTGCAGGCCTTGATCAGCCGTGAGTGCGATCCACTGGATGCGGCGGTGCTATCGGTCACCCGCTTCCACGCCGGCGAGGCCTACAACGTGATTCCGGCACAAGCCGTGCTGGGTGGAACGGTACGCACCCTGCGTGCCGAGGTGCAGGCAAGACTGGAAGCGGCTATCGAGCGGGTGGCCAGCGGCATCGCCCAGGCCCATGGCATGCAGGCCCAGGTGGACTACCGGCGCGGTTATCCGGCGACCATCAACAGTCGGCGCGAGGCGGCTTTCTGCCAGGAGGTGGCGGCGCAGGTGGTGGGACAGGCGCAGGTGCAAACCGATCTGCCGCCGTCCATGGGCGCGGAGGATTTCGCCTACATGCTGCAGGAAAAACCGGGCTGTTATGTCTGGCTGGGCAATGGCCCAGGGGAGGGTGGCTGCACCCTGCACAACCCCCGCTACGACTTCAACGATGCCGCGCTGCCCATTGGCGCGGCGTATTGGGTGCGCCTCGTGGAGCGCTGGTTGGCCGGCTGA
- a CDS encoding HPF/RaiA family ribosome-associated protein yields MQLPLQVTFRDIPHSDAVETAIREKAQKLDRFYDRIMALRAVVGTIQRHHHQGKLYNVRLDITVPGGEIVINRDKAEDIYVAIRDAFDAARRKLEDFARKQRGEVKAHEVEKRGRIARLFPEEGYGFIESASGEELYFHRFNVVHPEFEHLKVGDEVTFLVETADQGLQANRVHKVG; encoded by the coding sequence ATGCAACTGCCCCTGCAAGTCACCTTCCGTGACATTCCCCATTCCGACGCTGTCGAAACTGCGATCCGGGAAAAGGCGCAGAAACTCGACCGCTTCTACGATCGCATCATGGCGCTGCGCGCCGTGGTGGGCACCATCCAACGCCACCATCACCAGGGCAAGCTCTACAACGTCCGCCTGGATATCACCGTTCCTGGTGGCGAGATCGTCATCAATCGCGACAAGGCGGAAGACATCTACGTGGCCATCCGGGATGCCTTCGATGCGGCGCGGCGCAAGCTGGAGGATTTCGCGCGCAAGCAGCGGGGCGAGGTCAAGGCGCACGAGGTGGAAAAACGCGGCCGCATTGCCCGCCTGTTCCCGGAAGAGGGCTACGGCTTCATCGAAAGCGCGAGCGGCGAGGAACTCTACTTCCATCGCTTCAATGTTGTGCACCCGGAATTCGAGCACCTCAAGGTGGGTGACGAGGTGACTTTCCTGGTGGAGACCGCGGACCAAGGCCTACAGGCGAACCGGGTGCACAAGGTGGGTTGA
- a CDS encoding methyltransferase family protein, translated as MIAQLALIAGAWLAYGALHSVLASHACKQWVGRHWPRLLSAYRLLFNLVAVIALAPPLWLTGRFDGPVLWQVPTWIAWPALVVAGVGFAWSMRWYDGATFLGLPQWRRRIGPDDAREAFTISPLHRYVRHPWYAMGLILLWTRNMNAAWLTTAVVITLYLLIGSRLEENKLMALYGEAYRRYRARVPALIPWPGRSLTQRDAQALEALARSAAS; from the coding sequence TTGATTGCCCAACTCGCCCTCATCGCTGGTGCCTGGCTCGCCTACGGGGCGCTGCATTCCGTCCTCGCCAGCCACGCATGCAAGCAATGGGTGGGCAGACACTGGCCCCGGCTGCTTTCCGCCTATCGGTTGCTTTTCAATCTGGTGGCCGTGATCGCGCTTGCCCCACCCTTGTGGCTTACGGGGCGCTTCGATGGCCCCGTGCTGTGGCAGGTGCCAACCTGGATTGCGTGGCCGGCGCTGGTCGTCGCCGGCGTCGGCTTCGCCTGGAGCATGCGCTGGTATGACGGCGCCACCTTTCTTGGCCTGCCCCAGTGGCGCCGCCGCATCGGGCCGGACGACGCGCGCGAGGCCTTCACCATTTCACCCTTGCACCGCTACGTGCGCCATCCCTGGTACGCCATGGGGCTGATCTTACTCTGGACACGGAACATGAACGCGGCCTGGCTCACCACCGCCGTGGTCATTACGCTCTACCTGCTCATCGGCAGCCGGCTGGAAGAAAACAAGCTCATGGCCCTCTACGGCGAAGCCTACCGGCGCTACCGGGCGCGCGTGCCGGCCCTCATCCCCTGGCCGGGACGAAGCCTGACCCAGAGGGACGCGCAAGCCCTGGAAGCCCTGGCGCGCAGCGCCGCATCCTGA
- a CDS encoding ABC transporter ATP-binding protein: MLGSGFTWSSILALLAEHRRGLALAHAVAILAALASVPIPLLMPLMVDEVLLGKPGPMLALIDRVTPTIWHGPVFYILTALVLTLLLRLTALVLSVWQARQFVLIAKDVVYHLREQLLLRLSRIALSEYETLGSGTVASHLVKDLDAVDNFIGASISKFVVAVLSILGTAAVLLWMHWKLALFILLLNPAVIYFTMVLGKRVKELKKKENRAFEVFQQSLTETLDAIHQIRAMNRERHYIAQVIDRARGIRTHTAAFSWKSDAAGRLSFLVFLFGFDVFRALAMLMVLYSGLSIGQMMAVFGYLWFMMGPVQEVLGIQYAYYGAKAALSRVNKLLRLKEEPVYPHLKNPFLGKHTVGVEVEQVYFSYGDIPVLNGVSLRIAPGEKVALVGASGGGKSTLVQVILGLYTPQSGEVKFDGVPVTEIGLDVVRSHVGTVLQHPALFNETVRMNLALGRELPDAQLWRALEIAQLADTVRAMPKGLDTLVGRQGVRLSGGQRQRLAIARLVLSDPQVVILDEATSALDAETEARLHAALADFLRGRTTLIIAHRLSAVKQADRALVFENGQIIEEGCHEELIRRDGLYARLYGALQH; the protein is encoded by the coding sequence ATGCTCGGTAGCGGTTTCACCTGGTCTTCCATCCTGGCGCTCCTTGCCGAGCACCGGCGCGGGCTTGCGCTCGCCCACGCTGTGGCCATCCTGGCGGCGCTCGCCAGCGTGCCCATTCCGCTTCTCATGCCCCTCATGGTGGACGAGGTGCTGCTGGGCAAGCCCGGTCCCATGTTGGCCCTGATCGACCGCGTCACGCCGACAATCTGGCACGGACCGGTGTTCTACATCCTCACCGCACTCGTTCTCACCCTCCTGTTGCGCCTGACCGCACTGGTGCTTAGCGTCTGGCAGGCACGCCAGTTCGTGCTCATCGCTAAGGACGTGGTATACCACCTGCGGGAGCAACTGTTGCTACGCCTGTCGCGCATCGCGCTCTCGGAATACGAAACCCTGGGCAGCGGCACCGTGGCGTCCCATCTGGTGAAGGATCTGGACGCGGTCGATAACTTCATCGGCGCCTCCATCTCCAAGTTCGTGGTGGCCGTGCTTTCCATTCTGGGCACGGCAGCGGTGCTGCTGTGGATGCACTGGAAACTGGCGCTGTTCATCCTCTTGCTCAACCCAGCGGTGATCTATTTCACGATGGTGCTGGGCAAGCGGGTGAAGGAGCTCAAGAAGAAAGAGAACCGGGCGTTCGAGGTATTCCAGCAGTCGCTCACCGAAACCTTGGACGCCATCCATCAGATCCGGGCGATGAACCGCGAACGTCATTACATCGCCCAGGTAATCGACCGCGCGCGGGGCATCCGCACCCATACCGCCGCCTTTTCTTGGAAGTCGGATGCAGCGGGCCGGCTGTCCTTTCTGGTGTTCCTGTTCGGCTTCGACGTGTTCCGCGCCCTGGCCATGCTGATGGTGCTGTATTCGGGCCTGTCCATCGGCCAGATGATGGCGGTGTTCGGCTATCTCTGGTTCATGATGGGGCCGGTGCAGGAGGTGCTAGGCATCCAGTACGCCTACTACGGTGCCAAGGCGGCGCTGTCACGGGTGAACAAGCTGTTGCGCCTCAAGGAGGAACCCGTCTATCCACACCTAAAAAATCCCTTTCTGGGCAAGCACACCGTGGGCGTGGAGGTGGAACAGGTGTATTTCAGCTATGGCGACATCCCCGTGCTCAACGGTGTTTCCCTGCGCATCGCGCCCGGGGAGAAGGTGGCACTGGTGGGCGCTTCCGGGGGTGGCAAGTCCACCCTGGTGCAGGTGATCCTGGGCCTTTATACGCCCCAGTCCGGCGAGGTGAAGTTCGATGGTGTGCCGGTGACCGAGATCGGCTTGGACGTGGTCCGCTCCCACGTGGGCACGGTGCTGCAGCATCCCGCACTGTTCAACGAGACGGTACGCATGAATCTCGCTCTCGGCCGCGAACTGCCGGACGCGCAGCTATGGCGTGCGCTGGAAATCGCCCAGCTCGCCGACACCGTGCGCGCCATGCCGAAAGGACTGGACACCCTCGTCGGCCGGCAGGGCGTACGTCTGTCGGGCGGCCAACGCCAGCGGCTAGCCATCGCGCGGCTGGTGCTGTCCGATCCCCAGGTGGTGATCCTGGACGAAGCGACCTCGGCCCTGGACGCCGAAACCGAAGCGCGCCTACATGCGGCGCTGGCCGATTTCCTACGTGGGCGTACCACGCTCATCATCGCCCATCGCCTGTCCGCGGTGAAACAGGCCGACCGCGCTCTGGTGTTCGAGAATGGTCAAATCATCGAGGAGGGCTGCCACGAGGAACTCATCCGCCGCGATGGCCTCTACGCCCGGCTGTACGGAGCGCTGCAGCATTGA
- a CDS encoding peptidylprolyl isomerase, translated as MVEMKTTLGTIALELYPDKAPKTVENFLRYVKRGHYDGTIFHRVIDGFMIQGGGFDARFREKPTEAPISNEADNGLRNERYTIAMARTMEPHSATAQFFINVRDNDFLNHTAPTLRGWGYAVFGRVVRGEEVVDRITKRPTGPGGPFASDVPRQPVVIENMRQVQ; from the coding sequence GTGGTGGAAATGAAGACGACTCTGGGCACCATCGCCCTCGAACTCTATCCAGACAAGGCGCCGAAGACAGTCGAGAACTTTCTGCGCTATGTGAAGCGGGGCCACTACGATGGGACCATTTTCCACAGGGTCATCGACGGCTTCATGATCCAGGGGGGCGGTTTCGACGCCCGGTTTCGTGAGAAGCCCACCGAAGCGCCGATTTCCAACGAGGCCGACAACGGCCTACGCAACGAGCGCTACACCATCGCCATGGCGCGCACCATGGAGCCCCACTCGGCGACGGCGCAGTTCTTCATCAACGTGCGAGACAACGACTTTCTCAACCATACCGCGCCCACCCTGCGCGGCTGGGGCTACGCGGTGTTCGGCCGGGTCGTGCGTGGAGAAGAGGTCGTGGACCGCATCACGAAGCGACCTACCGGCCCCGGCGGGCCCTTTGCAAGCGATGTGCCGCGCCAGCCGGTGGTGATCGAGAATATGCGCCAGGTGCAGTGA
- a CDS encoding winged helix-turn-helix transcriptional regulator → MEQEKLFSGTGVARMMEEVLGCKWSLAVLDSVRRGVCRPGAIERAIGGISTKVLNERLRKLVRYGVLEKLSYPEIPPRVEYRLTGFGQRFVSILEQIEALERARGRS, encoded by the coding sequence ATGGAACAGGAAAAACTTTTTTCCGGCACCGGCGTGGCACGCATGATGGAGGAAGTGCTGGGCTGCAAATGGTCGCTCGCTGTGCTGGACAGCGTGCGCCGGGGTGTCTGCCGTCCCGGTGCCATCGAGCGGGCCATCGGTGGCATCAGCACCAAGGTGCTCAACGAGCGTCTGCGCAAACTGGTGCGCTATGGCGTGCTGGAAAAGTTGAGCTACCCGGAAATCCCGCCGCGGGTGGAATATCGTCTCACCGGCTTCGGACAACGCTTCGTATCCATCCTGGAGCAGATCGAGGCGCTGGAGCGGGCGCGCGGGCGGTCGTGA
- a CDS encoding cytochrome P460 family protein, which produces MRKTILFAIVLLSASPVRAADPVPYPEGYRHWHHVKSMVIEAGHPLYDSFGGIHHIYANDKALQGYRSGRFADGAVIVFDLLDAKSENHAIVEGARKVIGVMRRDAKRYAATGGWGFEAFGGDSRERVVGAQADTACFQCHAGQRERAYLFSQLRDR; this is translated from the coding sequence ATGAGGAAGACGATCCTGTTTGCGATTGTACTGCTTAGCGCGTCGCCGGTGCGTGCGGCCGATCCCGTCCCCTATCCTGAGGGTTATCGGCACTGGCATCACGTCAAGAGCATGGTGATCGAAGCTGGGCATCCGCTTTACGACAGTTTTGGTGGCATCCATCACATCTATGCCAATGACAAGGCCCTGCAGGGCTACCGGAGCGGTCGCTTTGCCGATGGCGCGGTCATTGTGTTCGACCTGCTGGACGCGAAGAGTGAAAACCACGCCATCGTCGAAGGGGCGCGCAAGGTCATCGGCGTGATGCGACGCGACGCCAAACGCTATGCCGCCACCGGTGGCTGGGGCTTCGAAGCTTTCGGGGGCGATAGCCGTGAGCGTGTCGTGGGTGCTCAGGCCGATACCGCCTGTTTCCAGTGCCACGCGGGTCAGAGGGAACGTGCCTACCTGTTCAGCCAGTTGCGGGATCGGTGA
- a CDS encoding cold-shock protein, whose protein sequence is MATGTVKWFNDAKGFGFITPDGGGDDLFAHFSAIQGSGFKTLSENQKVTFDVTEGPKGKQASNIRPL, encoded by the coding sequence ATGGCAACTGGTACTGTGAAATGGTTCAACGACGCTAAAGGTTTCGGTTTCATCACCCCGGACGGTGGTGGCGACGATCTGTTCGCCCACTTCTCCGCCATCCAGGGCAGCGGCTTCAAGACCTTGTCCGAAAATCAGAAGGTCACCTTTGACGTGACCGAAGGCCCGAAGGGCAAACAGGCGTCCAACATCCGTCCCCTCTGA
- the infA gene encoding translation initiation factor IF-1, translated as MAKEELIELEGSVTEVLPDTRFRVLLENGVEVVAYASGKMRKFRIRILEGDKVTVEMSPYDLTKARISFRHKDERPAAVASRAPAYRRR; from the coding sequence ATGGCAAAAGAGGAATTGATCGAACTGGAGGGCAGCGTCACCGAGGTGCTGCCGGATACCCGCTTCCGCGTGCTGTTGGAAAACGGCGTCGAAGTGGTGGCCTACGCCTCGGGCAAGATGCGCAAGTTCCGCATCCGCATCCTCGAAGGAGACAAAGTCACCGTGGAGATGTCGCCTTATGACCTCACCAAGGCGCGCATCAGCTTCCGCCACAAGGATGAGCGGCCAGCCGCGGTGGCCAGTCGCGCCCCTGCCTACCGGCGGCGCTGA
- a CDS encoding NAD(P)/FAD-dependent oxidoreductase, whose amino-acid sequence MSRVIDLTRESLHHIVIVGGGAGGLELATRLGDTLGRRGKAAITLIDQARTHLWKPLLHEVAAGSLNSHDDELEYLAQAKWHHFRFRLGRMEGLDRAKREIYVAPTHDDAGNEIVPRRTFRYDTLVIAVGSVTHTFGTPGAREHCRMLDTTEQAARFHKHLINTCLRAHTQPGPIEPGQLTVAIIGGGATGVELAAELHETTRELYAYGLDKIEPEKNVRIVIIEAAHRILPGLPERLSAAADKELRELKIHIFTGERVVEVSAEGVRTASGLFIPARTVVWAAGIKAPDFLANLDGLEVNHLHQLKVLPTLQTTRDPNIFAMGDCASCPQPGSNQPVPPRAQAAHQQAMLLAKSLSRRLQGKPLPEYVYRDYGSLVALGRYTTVGNLMGGLARGGLMIEGMIARFVYWSLYKKHQIALHGAFRVVLSTLATFINAPNKPRVKLH is encoded by the coding sequence ATGAGTCGCGTCATCGACCTCACCCGCGAGTCGTTACACCACATCGTGATCGTCGGTGGCGGCGCGGGTGGGCTTGAGCTTGCCACGCGCCTGGGCGACACCCTGGGCCGGCGCGGCAAGGCCGCCATCACCTTGATCGACCAGGCGCGCACCCATCTGTGGAAGCCGCTGCTCCATGAGGTGGCGGCGGGCAGTCTCAACTCCCACGACGACGAGCTGGAATACCTGGCCCAGGCCAAGTGGCACCACTTCCGCTTCCGGCTCGGGCGCATGGAGGGGCTCGATCGCGCAAAACGGGAAATCTATGTCGCGCCTACCCATGACGACGCGGGCAATGAAATCGTGCCGCGCCGTACCTTCCGTTACGACACCTTGGTGATCGCGGTGGGCAGCGTCACGCATACCTTCGGTACGCCTGGCGCGCGCGAGCATTGCCGGATGCTGGATACCACCGAGCAGGCGGCGCGGTTCCATAAGCATCTCATCAACACCTGCCTGCGCGCGCACACCCAGCCTGGCCCCATCGAACCGGGGCAGCTCACGGTGGCCATCATCGGCGGCGGCGCCACCGGTGTGGAGCTTGCCGCGGAGCTACACGAAACCACGCGTGAGCTGTATGCCTACGGGCTGGACAAGATCGAGCCCGAGAAAAACGTGCGCATTGTCATCATCGAGGCGGCGCACCGTATTCTGCCGGGGCTGCCGGAGCGGCTGTCCGCTGCCGCCGACAAGGAGCTGCGCGAGCTCAAGATCCACATCTTCACGGGCGAACGTGTGGTGGAGGTCAGTGCGGAAGGGGTGCGCACCGCCAGCGGTTTGTTCATTCCCGCACGCACCGTGGTGTGGGCGGCGGGCATCAAGGCACCGGACTTCCTCGCCAATCTGGATGGGCTGGAGGTCAATCATCTCCACCAGCTCAAGGTACTGCCCACGCTGCAAACCACGCGCGACCCCAACATCTTTGCCATGGGCGATTGCGCGTCCTGCCCCCAGCCCGGCTCCAATCAGCCGGTGCCGCCCCGTGCCCAGGCGGCGCACCAGCAGGCCATGTTGCTGGCCAAATCCCTGTCCCGGCGTCTGCAGGGCAAGCCCCTGCCCGAATATGTCTATCGCGACTATGGTTCCCTGGTGGCGCTGGGTCGCTATACCACGGTGGGCAACCTCATGGGTGGGCTCGCCCGTGGCGGCTTGATGATCGAAGGCATGATCGCGCGCTTCGTCTACTGGTCGCTGTACAAGAAGCATCAGATCGCCCTACACGGGGCGTTCCGGGTGGTGCTGTCCACGCTCGCCACTTTTATCAACGCTCCCAACAAGCCGCGGGTGAAGCTGCATTAG
- a CDS encoding sensor domain-containing phosphodiesterase yields the protein MAIPERPRSLRTALTPTRELAALRRHLDTLSKIALLLLESGDEQTWVEVLRLLVETTEASHCCLFLDTSAPDGSPAARLAATWSAAETSWLANFGGFRVLFYDRVPNLSDRLRVGMVFSATAAEFAEEERALFSPAGIGSVLCIPLLVKGEMIGFLGLFAVAPERHWEATDVEVLCTVANELSLALVRRQTESALKASEARLKALVGVTEDVVVEYDGAQTVHQIWTENPLVRALLPARPTGGLLSDVLPEEMASALVAVARDVLRGVNRHAEFTLHTAAGPRLFLGRMQRLPGEEGDTPHIVALLRDVTDLREEEARRKIMVDTLNLLDEAIIDLDPAGNLQAASAAWHRLCGPMGAAEHSLGSLLQYIQADDHQQVLATLDALVSGEKKLATLRFRMLRPGSEQLWVECRLLAVPGPEGRVVSLRGILRDVTAMYLQERRIRQLALHDALTQLPNRILFEEHLQQGIARASRNGSKLALGFIDLDHFKHINDTLGHKAGDTVLLTLSRRLAAVLRESDVLSRWGGDEFVVLLGDSSDEEDFRQVARRLCEAARQPIDIEGIQTRLTLSVGFAVYPDDAEDAETLTSLADHTMFHAKNMGRNNVQFFREIQGTVLDRENVLLQTRLAQAIQERQLQIFYQPVVDASTGRILSLEALARWHDDHDGWVPPDVFIPMAEHLGLIHELGEQVFEHALDRLRVWRQAGHEVKVAVNLSRAQLFAPNFVERLTGMIADQGLSPTDIILEITESVALLDVSYESRRLQELADSGFELAIDDFGTGYSGLAQLHQMPVRRLKVDASFTTRLHTEDGQRIVQAIVQMAQALRLETVVEGVENAEDARYLMQLGVRQMQGQLFGDPMPAGVCDMLLARQAAQRS from the coding sequence ATGGCTATACCTGAGCGCCCGCGCAGCCTGCGTACCGCGCTCACACCGACCCGGGAGCTTGCGGCCCTGCGCCGGCATCTGGATACGCTCTCCAAGATCGCCCTGCTGCTTCTCGAAAGCGGCGACGAACAAACCTGGGTAGAAGTGTTGCGCCTGCTGGTGGAGACCACCGAGGCCTCCCACTGCTGCCTGTTCCTGGACACCTCCGCGCCGGACGGCAGTCCTGCCGCGCGCCTGGCGGCCACCTGGTCGGCGGCCGAGACGAGCTGGCTCGCCAACTTCGGCGGTTTCCGCGTGCTGTTCTACGACCGGGTGCCCAACTTGAGCGACCGCTTGCGCGTGGGCATGGTGTTCTCCGCCACGGCGGCCGAATTCGCCGAGGAAGAACGGGCGCTGTTTTCCCCCGCCGGCATCGGCAGCGTGCTGTGCATTCCCCTGTTGGTGAAGGGCGAGATGATCGGTTTTCTCGGCCTGTTTGCCGTGGCGCCGGAACGCCACTGGGAAGCCACCGATGTGGAAGTGTTGTGCACGGTGGCCAACGAGCTGTCCCTGGCCCTGGTGCGGCGCCAGACGGAGAGCGCCCTCAAGGCCAGCGAGGCGCGCCTGAAGGCGTTGGTGGGCGTGACCGAGGACGTGGTGGTGGAATACGACGGCGCCCAGACGGTGCACCAGATCTGGACCGAGAATCCTCTGGTGCGCGCCCTGCTGCCGGCCCGGCCCACCGGCGGCTTGCTCAGCGATGTGCTGCCAGAGGAGATGGCCAGCGCCTTGGTGGCGGTGGCACGCGACGTGCTGCGAGGAGTAAACCGCCATGCCGAGTTTACCTTGCACACGGCGGCGGGGCCGCGTCTATTCCTGGGCCGCATGCAGCGCCTGCCGGGCGAGGAGGGCGATACACCCCACATCGTCGCCCTGCTGCGCGACGTCACCGATCTGCGCGAGGAAGAAGCGCGGCGCAAGATCATGGTAGACACCCTGAACCTGTTGGACGAGGCCATCATCGACCTGGACCCGGCTGGCAACCTGCAGGCCGCGAGCGCCGCCTGGCACCGCCTGTGTGGCCCCATGGGCGCGGCAGAACACTCGCTGGGGTCGCTTTTGCAATACATCCAGGCCGACGATCACCAGCAGGTGCTCGCCACGCTCGACGCCCTAGTGAGCGGCGAAAAGAAGCTCGCCACCTTGCGCTTCCGCATGCTGCGTCCCGGCAGCGAGCAACTCTGGGTGGAATGCCGTCTGCTCGCAGTGCCCGGGCCGGAGGGCAGGGTCGTTAGTCTGCGCGGCATCCTGCGCGACGTCACTGCCATGTATCTGCAGGAACGGCGCATCCGCCAGCTCGCCCTGCACGATGCCCTCACCCAGCTGCCCAACCGCATCCTGTTCGAGGAACATCTGCAGCAGGGTATCGCACGCGCCAGCCGCAATGGCAGCAAGCTCGCCTTGGGGTTCATCGACCTGGACCATTTCAAGCACATCAACGACACCCTGGGCCATAAGGCCGGCGACACCGTTCTGCTCACCCTGAGCCGGCGCTTAGCGGCAGTGTTGCGTGAATCCGACGTGCTGTCCCGCTGGGGAGGCGACGAATTCGTGGTCCTGCTGGGAGACTCCAGCGACGAGGAAGATTTTCGCCAGGTGGCACGCCGGCTGTGCGAGGCCGCGCGCCAGCCCATCGACATCGAAGGCATCCAGACCCGCCTCACCCTCTCCGTCGGTTTCGCGGTTTATCCCGATGACGCGGAAGACGCCGAAACCCTCACCAGTCTCGCCGACCACACCATGTTCCACGCCAAGAACATGGGCCGCAACAACGTGCAGTTCTTCCGCGAAATCCAGGGCACGGTGCTCGATCGGGAAAACGTGCTGCTGCAGACACGGCTGGCGCAGGCCATCCAGGAACGCCAACTGCAAATCTTCTACCAACCCGTGGTGGACGCATCCACTGGTCGCATTCTCTCCCTCGAGGCACTCGCCCGCTGGCACGACGACCACGACGGCTGGGTGCCGCCGGATGTGTTCATCCCCATGGCCGAACATCTCGGCCTCATCCATGAACTGGGTGAGCAGGTGTTCGAACATGCCCTGGATCGCTTGCGCGTCTGGCGCCAGGCAGGCCATGAAGTCAAAGTCGCGGTCAACCTCTCACGCGCCCAGCTTTTCGCGCCCAATTTCGTGGAACGCCTCACCGGCATGATTGCCGACCAGGGACTGTCTCCTACGGACATCATTCTCGAAATCACGGAGAGCGTCGCGCTGCTCGACGTCTCCTACGAATCGCGCCGGCTGCAGGAACTCGCCGACAGCGGCTTCGAGCTGGCCATCGACGATTTCGGCACCGGCTATTCAGGCCTGGCCCAGCTGCACCAGATGCCGGTGCGCCGCCTCAAGGTGGACGCCTCCTTCACCACACGCCTGCACACCGAAGACGGTCAACGCATCGTCCAAGCCATCGTGCAAATGGCCCAGGCGCTGCGCCTGGAAACCGTCGTGGAAGGGGTGGAGAATGCAGAGGATGCGCGCTACCTCATGCAACTGGGCGTGCGCCAGATGCAGGGCCAGTTATTCGGCGATCCCATGCCGGCCGGGGTGTGCGACATGCTGCTCGCCCGCCAGGCCGCCCAGCGCAGCTAG